TGAGACGAAATGAAATTTGGAATCTCCTTCGTAACTTAAGGGATTGTAGCTCCTTACCTTGGGTTTGTCTCGGTGATTTTAATGACTTACTTGTTGTCCACGAGAAAAGAGGAGGGAGGCCACAACCACATGCTTTAATTGAAGGTTTTCGTGAGGCTGTTTGTGATACATGTTTGACTGATTTTCCTATGGGAGGATATCCTTTTACGTGGGAGCATGGTAAGGATTCTGATAATTGGATTGAGGAGAAATTAGATAGGGTTTTGGTATCTAACGGTTGGAGGTATAAATTCCTTTATGCTCAAGCATATACATTGAATATCACTACTTTTGATCACTTGCCAATCTTTCTAGAGGTTCGGTCTATGGTCACTCGCGATCACGCTAGGAGATTCAAGTTTGAGAATTATTAGCTTCGTTTTTCACAATGTAAGGAGATTGTTCTAAGCAATTGGAACTCTGTGGTGATAATGAATTTGGAGGATTGGTTGAAGGTTTATGGGCCGGCTTTGTATCACTGGGGTATAGATCTGAAGGAGATTCATAGGAAGGAGTTGGAAGAGTGCCAGAATATAATTAAAGCACGATATAGCTCTCGTTTGGGGCGGGATCGTAATGCTATTCATGAAGCATATCGAAAGTTCTTCAACTGCTACATGACCGTGAGGTTCAGTGGAAACAAAGGGCGAAAGTTTTTTGGCTTCGGAAAGGGGATGCTAATACACGTTTTTTCCATGCTATGGCTACAGACAGGAAGCGGAAAAATAATGTGCTTAGACTTCAGAATTCAGAGGGAGTCTGGTCTTTGAGAGGGTTGGGCTTGGAAGATTTAATGGTTGGCTACTTTCAAGATATTTTTACATCATGCATGGGcaatatggagtctatccttgAACACGTTACTGCATGTGTTACGGAGGAGATGAATCATAAGCTGGTGGAGTCTTATTCAATGGAGGAAGTGAAGGATGCATTGTTTAGCATGAAACCTGATAAAGCTCCAGGCATTGATGGTTTTAATCCTGGATTTTTTCAAAGTCATTGGGAGATTGTGGGTCCCGAAGTGTCTAGAGTGTGCATTCAATATCTGCAGGAGGAGTCTTTTCCTACCTCTTAGAATGAAACAGTTTTGGTTTTCATACCAAAGAAGCAAACACCTCAAGTAATGAATGGCTTAAGGCCTATTGTATTATGTAACGTTATTTATAAGATTATGAGCAAAATGATAGCGAATAGGTTGAAGGTTATGCTGGATACTATTGTCTCTCCAGCACAAAATGCTTTCATTCCCGGCAGAAGTATTCAGGATAACAACATTATAGCCTTTGAAATGATGcattatttcaataataaaagGAGAGCTAAGGATTATTTTGCTGCGTTGAAAATGGACATTAGTAAGGCTTATGACAGGATGGAATGGCGGTTTGTCTAagcaatgcttcaaaatttgGGTTTTAACCAGAACTGGATTAATCTAGTTATACACTATATTTTTACTGTGAAATATTTGGTCCTATCTGGGAGTTTGTTGTTGGGTCCTATAGTTCCATCCAGAGGGTTAAGGCAATGAGATCCAATCTCGCCTTACTTTTTTATTCTTTGTGCTAAAGGTTTGTCTCGTATGATTTCAACTAAGGTAAATTAAGGTTTGATTACAGGATGGTCTATTACGAGAAGAACTCCTATTATTTCATCTTTATTTTTTGCAGATGATAGTTTAATTACTTTGCAAGCAAGTGGCAGAGAGGCACGTATGGTGAAGGAGATTACGGATGGGTATGCTGAGGTGTCGGGATAATTAATCAATTATTCCAAGTCTTCTTTGTGCTTCTCACGTAATACACCTCTTGATGTGCGACAGGACGTATGTTCTATATTGGGGTTGATGGAGCAAAAAGACTTGGGGGCATATTTGGGTTTGTCAACGCGAATAGGGATTAATAAGCGTGAGGTGTTTCAGTTTATAAAGGATAGAatatggcagaaactcaactcttGAAAGCGAAGATGTCTATCTAGGGCGAGGAAAGAAGTGATGTTAAAAATTGTTCTCTAGGCACTTTCAATGTATGctatatttatttttggtgCCGTAAACAATTTATTATGAATTGCAGCGACTTATGGCTCGATTTTGGTGGGAGAAAGGGAGCTCTCACGAACGAGGTATGCATTGGGTAAGCTGGAAACGGATGGCGAAATCGAAGTTTGATGGTGGGTTGGGATTTAAGAAATTGCATGAGTTCAATTTATCTATGTTAGGAGAGCATGCATGGGTAATTTCATTAGAGATAATTCATTGGTGGCAAGAACTCTCAAGGCCAAGTATTTTCCGTTTAGCTCTTTTTTAGATTCGGAGATTGGGAGTAATCCAAGCTACTTGTAGAGAAGTTTGTGGGAGAGTAAGAAGTTGATTGCGTCAGGTTCTCTCAAAAGAGTTGGACATGGTAGAAGCATTTCGATTTGGGAGGATCCATGGGTGTCATTAAATTCGAATGGTAAGGTTTCTACTCCTCAACAGACAAATTATGAtgtgttttttttatttctgaTCTCATTCAACAAGGATGCTGGAAAAGGGATTTGATTCTGTCTATATTTAATCAAGTTGATACTTATAATATATTGTCTATCCCTTTGAGTATCACTGTGCAATCAGATAATTGGGTATGGAAATTTGAGAAAAGTGGATTCTATTCGGTTCGAAGTGCTTATAGATTCTTGACACAGACTACTCATTTGAGTTGCTCAGTTGCGGTTAGATTAATGTGGAAGAAACTCTAGTATATTCGAGCTCCATCGAAGGTTTTGAACCTGGTATGGCACGCTTGCCTTAATGCTATTCCATGCTtggttaatttaatttgtaGGAATATCCAAGTCAGTGAGTCTTGTCCTGTTTGCTCTAGTCAAAGTGAAACGATAATGCTCTGGTTACTTGCCCTTTTGCCCGTGATTATTGGATGATGACTGAATATGGTTGGCTCTTCTCCCACATGCAGTCGTTTAGTGATTGGATTACTTGGGTATGCATTTCAGTTTTTGTTTCTACTTTACACATGGTGGTTATGGTAGTTTGGACTTTATGGGAGAATAGAAACGCTGTAGTATGGAAGCAGAAAATGTGTCCACCTCATGTTGTGATTAGGCATGCAAAGTCTCTTCTTCAAGATTGGGATGCAGCTAGAAGTTGCAGGGAGTTGGTTGTTAATGTTCCAATTTGCATTCAATGGGAAAAGCCACCTATTGGAAGTTTTAAGCTAAATGTTGATGCTGCATTATTCCTACATCAGACTATGGGAGTGGGTTGTGTCTTAAGAGGAGGGAATGGTGAGTTTATTGCAGCACGTCAACAATGAATTTTTGGTAATTTTGATACTTTTACGGTTGAAGCCATGGCTTTTAGGGAAGTTTTAAGCTGGCTCAAGGATGGTGGTTGGTCCTCGGTTATTGTGGAGTCAGACGCTCAACTTTTGGTTCGAGTTATAGCTGATCCTAATTATCAGGATTTGTCATCATTTGATAGTCTTGTTTTTTATTGTAAGTCTCTTATCTCGGAAATGATTtctatttctattaattttgttCGTAGGTCTGCTAATGGTGTAACTCATGTGCTTGCTCGAGCTAACCATGGTATTTCGGGTCTGGTTGAGATCTTTTTCTTATATTCTGATTGTATTTCTGAGTTGATCGTtattaaagattaaaaaagTTTACATTTTATTCcttgttcaaaaaaaaaagtttacactttatttaaaaaaaaactattttaatgCATCCATCTGATTCTTCTAGTAGCCTTTGATTTTGAAATCTATTGAGTATTAAGAATGGTCATTCTTTCAGTATGCTATATATCTATGATCCTATACTAATTTTAGAGATACATCTTATcaattatattctaaattttattatttatattttaaattttattaattataatctaaattttataaattgataaaattaaattagtatagttttattattttataaatatttaaaattaaattaaaaaaaatttaagtacaATTAGCAATAAGACTTTTGGTACAAGTTTCCCTCTGTGGTCCCTTTATAGTTCGATATTCTCGcatttttctctttcttaaaCCTAATTTATTCTTTCCACTTCCCCATGGAAGACGAtatgcgtcaattgactatcgatgaagaaTAAGATGTTGTTGTCGAGTTCCAGAAatattccgatcgtcacttataatttctgtatggtggggaTGTTTTTCACGTATAAtctaatcaattttcagaatatgcataCCTGTttgacagatttatggcatcctTTAGAGGGgtatttattatgaaattagaggcaaaaagatatctgtttcggttttttaataatgttgattttaaaaatatagggaatgAGGGCCCTTGATTGTACAATCGATTCCTGCTTGTTTGGAAGAAGATAGGTAATGAAAATCCTCTCCATATCCCTCTAACTCATTCTGATTTTTGGGTTCTGATTAAAGACTCCCCTTTTGATTATTATAACGAAACGTTGGCTAAATTAGTCGGGGGTTTTGTTGGCCACTATAAAgagtatgatatgaaaaatacttCAGCTATGTCGCCGGGCCCTATGAGAATTAAAGTTTGTTTGGACATTCAGCAACCTTTGAAACGGCGGAAGAAGTTTGTTAGAGATGATGGTACTGTGTTTACTGTGAAGTTTCAATACGAAAAGCTGACTATTTTTTGCTATTTATGTAGGAAACTGAGTCATGTGGAGGTTTTCTATGACTTGCGCCTGAGATTGAAGAAATAAGATATCAAGTTTGGTTTGGGTGGTTTCCTCATATCACCTGTTCGTCGGAATCAGAGACTGATAAGCTTGTGGCTACGTGATTCCGGCAATTCTACTCTGCCGAAATTTGTGGCAGGATTGACATCAATTAGCAATTTTAAAAGTACTAATTTGATAGCACATAATAATCAATTTTCTCTCTTTGTTTGGTTAGACATAATCATTTCACCGTTTGCAATGATATCTCTCATTAATACAATCAGTagctttcaaaaaataaaaaatacaattagcaatatattaaattattttttacttccctttataaataatcaatgatataatttaaaattaattagttaaaaatttagtatttatattattttatattttaatttaaatatttaaattttaaatgaattgattatacgtaatatttttaaaaattaaaatgcaagaatATACGCAGCATATcacttataatattttattatttttaaatatcaactAATTCCTGTGAAATTAATATTTCCATTTAACCCtatttaactaatatatttaattaaaaataaacatctcaattattaaatatgtactccataatttttaataataataaattttattttataataaatatattatttttattattttatatatattaaaaaattataatatatatattgtttttttattattttatatgtattattgttttaaattaaataatatatctacAGTAAAATCTTCACAATTGTTGCTGCAAAACAAATTCGAATTACAATTTAAGGTGTTAACGGCAtattttatagttatgttactattatttttaaaattaaatatattaattaattaaatgtaaattaatattatttttatatataaaattaatttatattttaaaaaatattatatatgcaTGTaagttaaatattaattttttaaaaatcgataaaaattatatttaaatataaatattaatttaattttttaaaatttaaatatttaaattaaaatataaaataatgttaattaatttatatttaattattataatttttataaatataaatatttaataagttataattttaatttaattattttttaaagttattttaattttaattttaatttaaatattaattttaattttaaaatagaacaTAGCATAAGTATATATTTAGCGAAACATTCCATTGCTTTACGAAAACAAATCTCATAATTCCAATAACATAATTATCAACAAGTGGGgacaaattaataaatagaaaCAAAACTAAAGGACTAAATGGTAAGTCAACCTATTTAATCCACTGGAGGGAAATTATGAAATTCAGCATTAGCTCCCGCCATCTGAAGCTCGCTCTCTCTCTCCATCGTCTATTGAACAGTTTGATCAATCACCGTTCGTCCTTTCTGCTACTTCCAAAATCCGGCGCTTGATTCCTTCTCCTCCATACTCTTCCGATGGCGAAATATAAGGAAGAGGAAGATGATAAACCAGACGGTCTTGAAATAATTTCAATTGGATCTTTATATAGTGGAACCTGGGACAAGAAGTACTGGAGCTCTTCTAgggtttgttttttcttttcgtTTTTCATTCATGTTTTGCGTTTGTTTGGATTTTCTCCTTTTGTTATTTGTTCCTCTTTCttcattttcaatttcaaactgTATCAATCCTAGCTTGGGGACGCAGATTTCTCATTGGAATTCAATGAAGCAAAATTGCTTATTTCGATACGCATACTGAAAGTGTGAGTTTGCTGATACGACTTGCTTTTTGAGAACAAATTTGATTTCGCCAAATTGATGGTGCAAATTTTGATTTGTGAAAGATAAGGCCAATTTAGATTGCAAAATCCACTAATGAGGCCAGACGCAGTACATGCCAGGCAAAtaagaggaagaggaggaggcgATTCATACCTTAATAGGTGGCATGCCGATTTTTATCATCAACTGTAATTGGACCAAAAACAAGATAGACCTTAATATGGCTGGCATGCAAATTTTGTCACTATTCGATACTTGTATTTGTGGAAGCCTACTCTAGATTGGTGCAAAGTGGAAAAGAATGCTAGGAGACTAGCTAATATTCAACAATCAAATACTTAGTTGCAGGTCTTTGTTTTTGCAAATGCTGCGTGCCCACATCTAGTTGATTGAACTTGTAACTTTGTAGGGTAAAGATCGGTATCCTTATCCGCTGGGCTATCATGCTCGTCGAGCTTTTAATGGAAGCACCTATAAGATGGAAATTCAAGAAGGTTCTAAAGGACCTTTATTTGTGGTTTGTACCCATACACTGTTTCTTTTCACTAATGCTGTCTTAGTCTCTGCAAAGAAAAAAGACCATGTGATCTCTTTTACAGATTACTTCTGCTGATGGACATTTGTGTTCTGGTCAAACACCGGATATTACCTGGGAGAAATTTCAGAAGAAAGGTTTCTTGCGCATGAAGATCTGGCATGGCAAAAGATCTTCTTGCAAGATagatggaatagaggtagagcTTAGCACCTTTGACAAACAGTTAAGTTTCAAGTtgcattattaaaaaaatgatgaCTGTGTTGGTACTCTTCTTATATCCCTATATTTATGTTTGTACCTGTTAAAAACTGGCACGAGACTTTGCTTTCATGTACTTTTAGAGGTTGACAAAAGAGTTCTAGATTGATGTTCTTTAGTCTTCaggtgtatttttttttatctgtttTCCCTTGTATTTTGACTTTGGTTATTCTATAAGCGTTTTTGAATCCATTGTCATGCACCATGAACACTTCTGGTTATACAACTAGACCTTCATTTATGTTTCTAAAGTGAATTTCACATCTTGTTGCTTGTCTAATGCGTGAATAAGGAGTGCAGTTGGGAAAGAATGCATCTAGACTATTGGAAATTTACTTCAGATAGTAGAAGAATGAACAAATGATGCAATTCTTTGTTTTGCAGAAAAGTTGGTGCTTTTTTGAACCATCCCATTTTTACATATGCATGAGAGTAGTATATGTTAATTTTCTTGCTTTTCTTTCTTAAACATCAAACTTCTGAAAAATAAAGCAAcagtttgattaatttttaatcctGTCAAAGTCACTCAGTGGAATTGAATTCTGCTTTGAAAATTATGATCCATTTGTTTCATTGTGGATTTTGAATTCATCTAATCATTACTATAAGCCTTTAATGTTGTGTCCCCCTTGATCTCCTAATACAAAACAATTGAGTTAGTGACATTTAAATGTGGTATTAAGCACCATAAAGATCAAATCTCAAACTCATATAACCATGGCATTCCATTGAATTATTAAGCTGATTGCACCTAAGTGATATCTTGAGTGTTCGGTTTTTCTGGAGCTCGTGGTGTTCTACAAGATTTTTATGACAAATTTTGGCTATTCGTAGCTATTGCTTGTTTAACTAGTTATTATTTACTTATAACTTCTTGGTTCTTTGTGGCTATGCTAGAGTCAGGCATGGATGTCTGACTTTTTGAAATTTTTCCTTATGTTTGGACTCTATATCTTACCACGTCTATTTAAGTGTCCAGTTTGTACTTGACATGGTCACAGGTTAGGTTAGGGTTACATAAAGCGTAGGAGCACTGATGTGCTTAGTTTAACTGCTAGATGTGTTTGCAGACAGGCTGCCTACTTCATCATCTGTCTATTCTCAAAACCATCAGACTAATTAAAATGACCAGGATATTGGCTAAATTAAGTTTTCTTCTGTTATGTTTGAGATGTGCAGTTTTTTGGGTTCAGAAATCCATTTGTCCAGAGATTATTACGGGAGCTGGTGGCAAATGTCAATGGAATAGCAGAACATAGTCTGTtatcttctagcttctgcaatGGGGCTTCTAGTATGGATGACAATAATCAATACCAAGATGCACTGGTGTGCTCTGAAATTTTACCTCATTTGGCAAGACCACAGGTTAAAGGGAAAAGAAATAAGAGATGTGAAATTGTAAATCCTAAGTCATTAAATGTTGATGGTTCTAAAAGACTGCGAGCCGGAGATCCAACTTTTAATGGTAAGCCACCAAATTCAACAGAAAGGAATCATAAACAAAGTAGTTCCTCACCTCCCTCTGGCTTTAGTTTTCATGATAAGTGTGAGTTTTGCCCACTTCCAGGAGCAGTGCCAGTGGGAGTGCAGTCAAAATACATAAGTGGAGAAGCAAATAATCACATCTCAGCTGAAGATTGTTTGCATTTGAAGCCTGTTGATGCCCCTGATCATATTAGGGTGAAAGCTCTCCTGGCCCATGAAGATCTTGCTAGTTCTGAAAATAATAAATCCACTGGTGTAGTCATGAACTCCTTTGCAGAAGAAAGACCTGTAAGTTCttgttatatatttattctGAATTTTTGTGAGCTCTGCTCAATTTCTTTTTGTCTTCCTATATATGGGTTCTTAGCTACTTGGGTGAGAGCTTTATGCCTATTACCTAATCAATGAAATCATTGATTTCCTCAATTGTAAGCAAAGTCATGTTTCTAAAGTCAATTGGTGTATTATGAGGTCTATTCTTAATGTCTCACAGCTTGATAGGTTGCAAAATGCTGAAGTGGAAGGGTTGAATTTTCCAGCATCATCTGAATTCAAAGATGTAGATGCATCATGTCCAGGAGACTCGCTAAGCGTCCATGATGTTGATCTTTGTGCTCCTGATACGTTAGATTTTGTGCAAGGTATTCCTTAACCCATCCAGCTTTTGTATTAGTGGTCATATGTGATTTCTTAAATTCTCATTTTACACTTCCAGTGACATAATTTCATCAAACCTCCTCCTGTGCTTAACACTACTTTTATCCAGATGATACTACAAATTCTGCTCCAAGTACCTTGGACAAAATTACTTGTGGTGTCAAAGAAGAATTAATGACAGCTGATGTGATTGTTTCTGAAGCACTGGTAAACAAATCACATTCAGAAGAAGAAATGGCCCCTTATGATGCAAACATGAATTCTGAAAAGAGTGATTTCGATTCAGTCAGTCAAGATATAGCCAAGTCAATGATGACACTTCTGCTTCCACATGCTATTCCTCTGCTAAAAAAAACccgaagaaagaaaaagaaaaccgtTATGCCTTCAGAGAATTTGTCTTCTACACCTAAACCGCGTGAAGATCAATCAAAATTTGAAAGTTCTGAACATAACAAGCCTGTAGTTCTTCAAAAGTTTGATGATGATCAATGCGtaataaataaactaatatTGCCTTCCAACAATGTGGAAGCAAATCAACCTAgtcttgataaaaataaaaatgcataTCTTCCGAATGGTGGGGAACTGTTTGTAGGTGGAGATGTGGTATCACCATGGTTTCTCGATGCTGAGACTAATGGGAATGGAgatgtcttacatgatgataaACTGCAAGTGAACTTGAGTAAAAGGCCTCAGGATGGTTATGTATGCTTACCTGAGTCTATTTTAGGTTGCATGCCTGCCAACAAGAAAGTTCTCAGTGAAGTAAACCAGGACTTTTGCAATAATGTGGATGAAAACTCATTGAGTGCCAATATCAATTCTGAGAAGGTCCTAAAAAATTCGTCTGATTATAATGAAGGTAAAAATCATTGACTACTTAATGGTAAATTCTGTATTTATTTATGCAATGAGAATATGCCAAAAATAAAACTGTTATTCTTAAACTTATATCTCACCCATGAACAAGGCGAACTAACCTATAtgtttatttagttatttttgcTTCTTTAACAGCATATCTGGGAAGCCCAATAATCACTCTCAAAATTgactaaaatttcagttctgTAAATCAATGCAATGTATGAAACTTTCTCTTTTAGCATATGAAAAAGTGAACAGTCTGAAATTCCAGAAATTTATTCTCTCAGATCCTTTTGACTCAGAATTTCAGCTAAGCCAATTTTTTTAGCTGTAGGTGCAAGCGTTGCTACTGTAGCCTTGAGGTGTTCTATGCACTTGTCAATGAAGGACACTGTTGTTCAGGCTGGGGATTCTGAAATCAGCAACTTATCCAATAGTCAAGTCCCAAGAAAAGTATACACCAGAAAAAAGGTCCCAAATACAGAACTTACAGCAAGAAAACATAATCCTTCACTTTCAGAAAGTATAATATGCAGAAAACTTGTAGATGGTTGTGTCCCTCAATCTACAGGAACTTTGCTTGAGTCAGGGCCCTTCAATATGAGCTCTTCTGTTGATGAACCTCGTGAAAGTTTTATGGGTGCTGATACCATGGTTGTAGGCCAACTTCTTGATATGCATACAGATGTAACTACTTTGACTTCCAACACTGTATTAGACAGTCAGGCAACACTTATCTCACAAACATTTCTTTGTGCCTCAGAAGGCCAGGATACATCAAATCTTTTTGTTCCACCTTTGTCATATGTAGAAAAGGCCCAAGAACTatttgaagagaggttgattGAGGTTCAGAATACTTCAGATGTTAATGGTACTAGAACCCAGAAACAAGGAACAGGGGTCTGTCACAATAAGACACCCATTGTCAAGGAAGTTCAAGGCAATCCAGAACTGGAGATACAGAGGAATGTGGAAGTTAACAATGATTTAGAGTGCATTGTTAAGTTTCTGGGATCCTATTCCCATCCCATGCCTGTTTTGTCAATGTTGTTGAGCAGAAAAGGGAATGAAATTTACATATGTGCTCTTTGTGGCATTCTAAGAGATAAGAGGAGAATTCTGTTTCTTTACAAGCTATCAATTGAAGAGCCAAGAAGAGGGTGTCCATGCTTTGTTGGTCATGTACCGGTGACCTGGCCATCTTCAACCGATATCTTTGGTAGAGAAGTAAGATATTTACATTTTCTCCATGaaacaatttcttttattatatgTAATTGATACTTTTGCCTCCATGCTTCCACTTATTGCCTAAATTTTATCTCGTGTTCCTTACTAGATAGCATTTGAAAGATCTGGTTTACAACTCACCCCAGATGGGCAGCATCTTGTTTTACTTGGAAGCACAAGAGCACCCCATTGCAGGTAGGTAACTTCTGTGTCCTAATGTTACAGAAAATCAGCTCTCAAATAATTGGAAAATTCCTAGGCAATAACAAGTCATACATTATTCCAGAGAAGGAATATTAGATTGTTCatgctcaacctgtacattagACTGCCTTGAGAACAGTGCAGTGAAGATTGTAGAAGTGAAAGCTGGATATGTTTCAGTTGTAGTAAAATTGAGAGCAACTGACAATTTGCAATGCATATTGGTCTGTGAACCTGACCATCTAGTTGCTGCTGGAGAGGGTAGGAGACTACATCTGTGGACCATGAATTCAAGATGGAGGTGAATGTATCAACACAATTTGATCTGGTTTTACTTCAATTCTTTCAGGCATTTCATGACCTTTAATTTGACGTACTGGTATATTCCAAAATGTTTTAGTTTAagctatttttctttttgcatttaTTCTGTAACAAGCTCCAACTCTTTGTGTGCTTGTTTCTATGTCTATTTTATGCTACTGCACTAGCATATAGCTGATTCATATTGGAAACAACTTCATCCACTCATGTTTGCTTGTATCTGCCACCCTTCCAACACacctttgatttcttttttaataattctaAGCTTTGTATATGGCAGTGTGGGTCACACTTGAGTGAGTTTTCAGGAACTCAAATATTTCAATGTTTGATATCTTCGATGATTGTCATTGTGGTTTTTATGGTAACTGGTTTTGAGAATTTTGGATAGATTGTTTTCATATGAATGGATAAAATCTGCTTAATTTTCCTCTCCACTCTGGTAGTTCAGTCTTTGCGAAATAGAGTGAGAGACTGTCGAGTGGGTGTTTGGATGTTCTCTACTTGCCTCTTCCTTGTAAGTCAATAGATAAGAGAGAATAAGCGAGTTAGAGACGAGAAAAGAGATTTCCCTACCTTGTTGTCATTATATATTTATAGGAGTAAGACACACTTGTCAACGATGCGATTTTGTCATTTCTGTTAGCTATGGAAGGTAACTACAACTGATATATTATCATGAATATTTATGCACTCATTATTTAGTGATGAAAGCTGGTGTTTCATGAAGGTTTATATGATTTTACTGTGTTAcatgtatgcatgtttgttaGCTCCAATATTTCTCATCTAAGTTTAGTTTATGATGTGGCTAACTATTCCTTATGAAGAC
The Manihot esculenta cultivar AM560-2 chromosome 1, M.esculenta_v8, whole genome shotgun sequence genome window above contains:
- the LOC110619155 gene encoding uncharacterized protein LOC110619155 isoform X2 translates to MAKYKEEEDDKPDGLEIISIGSLYSGTWDKKYWSSSRGKDRYPYPLGYHARRAFNGSTYKMEIQEGSKGPLFVITSADGHLCSGQTPDITWEKFQKKGFLRMKIWHGKRSSCKIDGIEFFGFRNPFVQRLLRELVANVNGIAEHSLLSSSFCNGASSMDDNNQYQDALVCSEILPHLARPQVKGKRNKRCEIVNPKSLNVDGSKRLRAGDPTFNGKPPNSTERNHKQSSSSPPSGFSFHDKCEFCPLPGAVPVGVQSKYISGEANNHISAEDCLHLKPVDAPDHIRVKALLAHEDLASSENNKSTGVVMNSFAEERPLDRLQNAEVEGLNFPASSEFKDVDASCPGDSLSVHDVDLCAPDTLDFVQDDTTNSAPSTLDKITCGVKEELMTADVIVSEALVNKSHSEEEMAPYDANMNSEKSDFDSVSQDIAKSMMTLLLPHAIPLLKKTRRKKKKTVMPSENLSSTPKPREDQSKFESSEHNKPVVLQKFDDDQCVINKLILPSNNVEANQPSLDKNKNAYLPNGGELFVGGDVVSPWFLDAETNGNGDVLHDDKLQVNLSKRPQDGYVCLPESILGCMPANKKVLSEVNQDFCNNVDENSLSANINSEKVLKNSSDYNEGASVATVALRCSMHLSMKDTVVQAGDSEISNLSNSQVPRKVYTRKKVPNTELTARKHNPSLSESIICRKLVDGCVPQSTGTLLESGPFNMSSSVDEPRESFMGADTMVVGQLLDMHTDVTTLTSNTVLDSQATLISQTFLCASEGQDTSNLFVPPLSYVEKAQELFEERLIEVQNTSDVNGTRTQKQGTGVCHNKTPIVKEVQGNPELEIQRNVEVNNDLECIVKFLGSYSHPMPVLSMLLSRKGNEIYICALCGILRDKRRILFLYKLSIEEPRRGCPCFVGHVPVTWPSSTDIFGREIAFERSGLQLTPDGQHLVLLGSTRAPHCREGILDCSCSTCTLDCLENSAVKIVEVKAGYVSVVVKLRATDNLQCILVCEPDHLVAAGEGRRLHLWTMNSRWSAPTEEFTLSSNDCISPCIVEMKRIPKCASLVIGHNGLGEFTLWDISKRIFISRFSAPSTSVYQFCPISLFSWQREVNGFSCSNVEVHINRLMDATKIWFSEHSKNHSSPPLEGEDIAIWFLVSTVHESDAQHDYESNDCQRNPVGRWRLALLVKNTMILGKALDIRAAAVNISAGHGIIGTVDGLVYMWELLTGNKLGTLHEFKGGSVSCIATDDLESGVLAVVDERGQAMVYRRLQ
- the LOC110619155 gene encoding uncharacterized protein LOC110619155 isoform X1 — encoded protein: MAKYKEEEDDKPDGLEIISIGSLYSGTWDKKYWSSSRGKDRYPYPLGYHARRAFNGSTYKMEIQEGSKGPLFVITSADGHLCSGQTPDITWEKFQKKGFLRMKIWHGKRSSCKIDGIEFFGFRNPFVQRLLRELVANVNGIAEHSLLSSSFCNGASSMDDNNQYQDALVCSEILPHLARPQVKGKRNKRCEIVNPKSLNVDGSKRLRAGDPTFNGKPPNSTERNHKQSSSSPPSGFSFHDKCEFCPLPGAVPVGVQSKYISGEANNHISAEDCLHLKPVDAPDHIRVKALLAHEDLASSENNKSTGVVMNSFAEERPLDRLQNAEVEGLNFPASSEFKDVDASCPGDSLSVHDVDLCAPDTLDFVQDDTTNSAPSTLDKITCGVKEELMTADVIVSEALVNKSHSEEEMAPYDANMNSEKSDFDSVSQDIAKSMMTLLLPHAIPLLKKTRRKKKKTVMPSENLSSTPKPREDQSKFESSEHNKPVVLQKFDDDQCVINKLILPSNNVEANQPSLDKNKNAYLPNGGELFVGGDVVSPWFLDAETNGNGDVLHDDKLQVNLSKRPQDGYVCLPESILGCMPANKKVLSEVNQDFCNNVDENSLSANINSEKVLKNSSDYNEAVGASVATVALRCSMHLSMKDTVVQAGDSEISNLSNSQVPRKVYTRKKVPNTELTARKHNPSLSESIICRKLVDGCVPQSTGTLLESGPFNMSSSVDEPRESFMGADTMVVGQLLDMHTDVTTLTSNTVLDSQATLISQTFLCASEGQDTSNLFVPPLSYVEKAQELFEERLIEVQNTSDVNGTRTQKQGTGVCHNKTPIVKEVQGNPELEIQRNVEVNNDLECIVKFLGSYSHPMPVLSMLLSRKGNEIYICALCGILRDKRRILFLYKLSIEEPRRGCPCFVGHVPVTWPSSTDIFGREIAFERSGLQLTPDGQHLVLLGSTRAPHCREGILDCSCSTCTLDCLENSAVKIVEVKAGYVSVVVKLRATDNLQCILVCEPDHLVAAGEGRRLHLWTMNSRWSAPTEEFTLSSNDCISPCIVEMKRIPKCASLVIGHNGLGEFTLWDISKRIFISRFSAPSTSVYQFCPISLFSWQREVNGFSCSNVEVHINRLMDATKIWFSEHSKNHSSPPLEGEDIAIWFLVSTVHESDAQHDYESNDCQRNPVGRWRLALLVKNTMILGKALDIRAAAVNISAGHGIIGTVDGLVYMWELLTGNKLGTLHEFKGGSVSCIATDDLESGVLAVVDERGQAMVYRRLQ